The DNA region atgagactgtatccagggtggctggtgttggaacgatttgtttgaaaactagtattggaactaaactagttttaaataatgtaaagcatgcacctgatgttcgtttgcagttgatctctgttggtgttttggatgatgagggatatgtcagtaccaatggtgctggaaggtggaagcttactaaagattccatgattgtggctcgtggcgaaaagcgtcgtggtctatactggactacgacctctacctgtgttgatatggtgaatgcagttgagagcaatagctcttcaacgttatggcataagaggcttagccacattagcgagaaaggactaaatgttctggccaaaaagaaattattgtcaaatttcgaaagtgctaaattagaaaagtgtgagcactgcttggctggaaaacaaaatagagtttctttcaagtctcatcctccttcaagaaagacagagttgattgagttggtgcattcagatttatgtggtccaatgaagacaaggacctTGGGTGGTGCTATTTATTTtactacctttattgatgattgctcaaggaaactttgggtttacgtcttaaagactaaagaccaagtgttgggtgtctttaagcagtttcaggcctcagttgaaagggaaactggaaagaagctgaagtgtattcgtactgataacggtggtgaatattgtggaccgtttgacgaatactgcaaggaacagggtatcagacaccagaagactcctcctaagactcctcagcttaatggtttagcagagaggatgaacaggaccttgatggaaagagtcatatgtttgctttctgaagcaaagttgccgaattccttttggggtgaggctttattgaccgccgcacatgttattaatctatcccctgcggttgctttgcaaagtgatgttccaaacagagtttggtatggcaaggatgtttcctatgaccacttgaaagtgtttggttgcaaagcttttgtacatgtgcctaaagatgagaggtcaaaattaactgtCAAGACAAGgtagtgcatcttcattggttatggccttgatgagtttggttacaggctatatgatccaattgagaagaagttcgtgagaagccgtgatgttatctttgtggaggatcaaaccattgaagatattaacaaagcagagaagataaaatcttcaagttctgaaggtttagttaatcttgatcaagtcccTCATACAAATGTTGATGATGTTGGTGGGATCGATGACGAtagtgatgcccagaatcatgttccagatcatcatgttgatgatgataatgatgctgatattgatgaggtagatgctcctactcatgaagttgtggatgagtcagatattccacttagaaggtctactagacagcatgttccttcttcccgttattcacctaatgagtatgtattactcactgatgggggagaacctgaatgttatgaggaggccatggaagatgagcacaaggatcaatggattgaatccatgcaagatgagatgaaatctctgcgtgagaaccatacttatgagttggtgaacttgcctaagggcatgagagctttgaagaacaagtgggtgttcaaagttaaagccgaagaacatagcttgaagcccagatacaaagctagattggttgttaagggatttggtcaaaggaaaggtattgactttgacgaaatattttctcctgtcgtgaaaatatcctccattcggacagttcttggtttgactgctagtcttgatttggagattgagcagatggatgtgaagactacttttcttcacggtgacttagaagaggagatctatatggaacaacctgaaggcttcaaggcaaaaggtaaagaaaatcttatatgcaaacttaagaagagtctatatggattgaagcaagctcccagacagtggtacaagaagtttgagtctgttatgggggagcaaggctacaagaagacttcttcagatcactgtgtgtttgtacaaagattttctgatgatgactttatcatccttctgctatatgtggatgatatgttgattgtaggcaaaaatgcttccaggattgacgagttgaagaaacagttgagtaagttttttgcaatgaaagacttgggtcatgctaagcagattttgggcatgagaattactcgttcgagagatgaaaagaagctttatttgtcgcagaaaaagtacatagaacgtgtactagagcgcttcaatatgaagagtgctaagtgggttagcacacctcttcctggtcatctgaaattgagcaaaaagatgtgtcctacaacaacagaggaaaaagagagaatggccaagattccttattcctctgccgtcggaagtttaatgtatgcaatgatatgcacTCGACCAggtattgctcatgcagtcggtgttgttagcagatttctcgaaaatccagggaaagagcattgggaagctgtgaagtggatactcaggtatctaagaggaagctcagatgaatgcttgtgttttggaggaccaaatccaattttgaagggctatacagattctgatatggcaggtgaccttgataacagaaaatccactactggatatttgtttactttttcagggggagctatatcatggcagtcgaagttgcagaagtgtgtcgcactgtCTACAACGGAAGCagagtatattgcggctactgaagctggcaaagagatgatacggctcaagagattccttcaagaacttggattgcaacaaatggagtatgttgtctattgtgacagtcagagtgcaatagacttgagcaagaactccatgcaccatgcgagaacaaaacacatcgatgtcagatatcattggattcgtgagcaattggaaagcgaattgttccaagtcaagaagattcacacgaatgaaaatcctgtagatatgctgaccaaggcggtaccgagagacaagttcaaatcgtgcaaagaacttgtcggcatgcactcaaattagaagccagtgtaccctccttcaggtgaatgggactggaaggggagatttgtggggtccagtcccctatcccatattttaagaaaggaagatttttcttcctttgacaaaatcacattggtagcaattgtggaattgaccaacaagccaattcttttgttcacattttcgtgatgtaagcgcttacctcatcatagtcgtgacgtaagcgcttacctcatcatagtcgtgatgtaagcgcttacctcatcataggaaattcattcctataaataggcagcttatggttcatttgtaacacaccaaaaaatctcagacaatacatctgagtgagagcaaagtgaggtataccatagactgtgtaagaaaatagtctgtgaagaaaaatagagtgtgagtgatattgtagtgaggtgggaaaaatcaaaagagtgtttttcttttttagtgtgtagtggtctttggagtatttatactcgtgactacacagtgtaaaattccttactatagtgatatcagctgctcttcttggccgtggtttttcccttattcagaagggtttccacgtaaaatcttgatgtcattattgctgcattttattcttgctgatttaaccataagttagtgttccgcgtttatcactaataccgtgaatattatttttgcgggtctattttattcccatcaaaAGGAAGCAAAGTCTAACCTGTGAAGAAAACAACAAATTAGAGAGAGACTCTAACCTGTGAAGAAGAGAACAAGATATTTTCAGTTATACCCAAATCAACACAGAAAATTGAACATGCAGGATTAATAAAAGACCAACAATGCCTTAAAATACGAAATCGAACAATACCTATGCGAAAAAATGAAGTAAATTGAAGAGATTACCTGAACGAGGCTTAAAATTCGAACATAAATCTTAGATTCTAGATTTTGAAGTGAAAACTAAAATCTAAGCAAATCGAATTTCGAAGACTGAAAGAGAGCTGAGATCTGCTTGGAAAACAAAATGtatattttcaaattcatattgAAAATTTCATACAACTCAATTCACTAACCTCTTAAGAACCAGCAACCTAGGGTTTCAAAACGGAATCACAATAATTCAACACACCAAATTAATAGAATAAAAATGAATAaaaaatcaacaatcaacacacGAATTTGAAGAAAATCATAGAGACTGACGTATTTGTTTGAAGAAATTCATAGCGGCAATTAGGGGTGCTCACGATTCGGTTTGGATcggtttttatttaaaaaataaccaaaccaattaagtCGGTTATTCAAattatcaaaccaaaccaaaccaaaccaaacaataTCGGTTTTTGTCGGTTTTTATCGGTTTTTCGTTTTTTGTCGGTTTTTAAAAATACATTGTAGTCACTATTTGAAACCAAACTCATCTGAAATAGAAAACTGGATGCTGCCACGAAAGCTTGCCACACCTTTACTAGTTATTATCTTTCTAAAATAAAAACTTGCCACATCTTTATTACGGAAACATGGAAACATGCCAAAGTAGCTAACAATACTATTGACTCACTGGTCTCCTTGCCAGAGCTTGCTATAAACATGGAAATATGCcaaagtatttttttcaaaagcatGATCCAAGAGTAtaaaaacataatataaattgtaatttttcattaaaaaaaaatacacacacatatataattcttaaaatatttCTATATAAAGTCGGTttggtttgttttttttttttccaatttttttataCTTGAAACCAAGACCAAACCCAATATAGTcggttttttaaatttaaaaaccaaaccaaataaatgtCGGGTGATGCAAGTGCAGGAGTTAGGGTCTATGAGTTAGCTGGGCAGTTAAAGCTGTTAGGATTCTGTTAGGGATATTTGACTCTATTCATTCTTTAAAGCCAATTTGTAATTGTAATTAGATTCATTCATTCAGATAATAAGAAGTCTCTTATCTCTCTTTCTCTAAATATTCTTTATCAATTTAGCTATTCTCTCGGTTCATCCCTAAATTAGCTTTCCCCTTCCTCGAGTTGACTCTCCTGGTTCCTATCAATTATCATTCGGGCATCAATTGGTATTAGAGCAATCGATCCTCGGCATTGCGATTAGGTTTCGAAGAAAGAACAAGATAAACCAGTAGAAAAAAACATGGAAGAAAAGCTTTCACAGATTCAAGAACTGTTGCATAAATTGATGGAGTGCATGACCAGTATGATTGAAAGAAAAACACAGACTAACAAGAAATTGTTGGAAATCAAGGAAGCCATTGGAGTTATGACTCAAGAAGGAAAATATAAGGAACAAGTAAGAGCTGAATCATCAATCAGCAAAGTCTGCCCAATGGACAGTCATTTTAAAGGTCAAAACAAAGAATCTCAGAATAGTTCTGCGCATAATGGAAATGATTCTTCACCAAGGGAGCCTGAATTTCTTGAAGACATGCTTCTTGCCACACTTTTTACAGAAGATGAAGGTGATGTATCTTCTGAATGTGGAAGAAATATAGCCGCTCCTTACGTATTTGATCAAATACCTGAGAGAAATTGGATGTCGAGGAATAGCATAATATCTCATTATGTACCTTTGGCTTCTTGGTACTCTATTCAGGTTGGTTATTTTAATGTGAATTCTTGTAATGCTTTCACGATGGAATATGAGAATATTATTTTGGGTAATGGAAAGGAGAAGCATGATAGAGTTGGTGCAAAGCAATAGGATTGGATAAATTTGTTGTTAATAAAGGCCAGCAGCAGTTCTATCACCTCAAATCTGGTCGAATTAGGTTTTTGGGGGTGAAAATTGCATTTAATAGCAGAACTTGTGATGTGTATTCAAGAGCTGCTTGGAAGGAAATGCTTTCATGGCAAGCTCATGCGCCTTCACTTGGAAAGAGGAGTTCGAAATCTTTTGGGCGAAATAAAAAAATTTCGACAGTCAGTAAATACTTTAGCCATATTCCGTTGATGCTAAGTCCCTATCGTGATCTACCTGAAGCTGTTCCAGAGAGGAGATTGATGAAAAAGGGCAACAAGTCCGTTTGTCAAGTGTTGATCAAATGGACTCGAATTGATGCTGAACACGCTACTTGGGAGTATCTTTCAAAGCTGCAACATATGTTTCCATCATTTAATCTGATGCTAAGTATCGTCATCTACCTGAAGCTGTTTTGAAAATTTAATCTAATGCTAAGTATCGTCATCTACCTGAAGCTGTTTTGAAAAAAAGATTGGTGAAAAGAGGCAACAAAACTGTATGTCATGTGTTAATCAAGTAGAATAGCATAGTTGCTGATTAGGCTAGGGGGGGGGGCACCTTTCTGAGTTACAACACAGGTTTCCATCCTTGAGGTCAAGGATGTTCTTTACGAAGGGGTATTGATGCAAGTGCAGGAGTTAGGGTCTATGTGTTAATTGGATAGTTAAAGTTGTTAGAATTCTGTTAGGGATATTTGACTCTATTTATTCTATAAAGCCAATCTGTAATTGTAATTAGATTAATTCATTCAGATAATGAGAAGTCTCTTATCTCTCTCTCTAAATATTCTCTATCAATTTAGCTATTCTCTCGGTTCATCCCTGAATTAGCTTTCCCCTTCCTTGAGTTGATTCTCCTGGATTGATCCTTTCCCATCAATTAGCACCCGAGTCTATCCACCATTCTCGTTGGTTACCTACCAAGTTGCATTCGGACAACATGGCACATAGATTATCCACTTCATTATTCATTTCATCCATATTGGCTTGACCTTTCTTCTTCTCCTTATCCTTTTTTGGAGCACGACAGTCTAAAGCCATGTGTCCAATTTTGCCGCAATTGTAACAACTTCCTTTGAATTTCTTCTTGCTTGGAACATTCTTCCCTCCAGAAGCCCGCTTCCTTTTCTTTGAACTTGTAAGGGTAGTTTCAACGATGTTTCCCCCCATTATTTCTTGTTTGCCATTGTCCTTCTTCTCAGCAGATCTGTTGTCTTCCTCAATTCTAAGACGGACGATTAGATCTTCTAATGTCATTTCCTTACGTTTGTGGTTTAAGTAGTTTTTAAAATCCTTCCACAGAGGCGACAATTTTTCAATAAAGGCCGCAACCTGGAAAGTTCCATTGACTACCATTCCTTCCGCAAGCAGATCATGTGTAATCACTTGAAGTTCCTAGACATGCGACATGACATATTTATGATCTACCATTTTAAAGTCCAAGAACTTCGCAGCAACAAACTTTTTCAACCCAGCATCCTCGGTCTTATATTTCTTGTCCAAAGCATTCCATAATTCCTTAGACGTCTTACAACCGCTATAGACATTATATAGACCATCATCCAACCCATTGAGAATATAATTTTTACATAGAAAATCAGAATGATTCCATGCCTCCGTCACGATGAAACATTCGTTGTGCGGAGTCTCTTCTGGTAGAACAGGAACCTCCTCAGTAATAAATTTTTGCAGATTGAGGGTTGTTAAGTAGAAGAACATTTTCTGTTGCCAGCGTTTAAAGTCTATGCTAGAAAACTTTCCGGGCTTCTCTGCCGCAACCATCGCAGGGACAGTTGTGATGCGACTGGAAGAGGCGACAGTCTTTGCACTAGAACCAGTAGCGTTCTAGGTAGTGATATCAACCATTTTTCTGTTTGACAACAAAACAGAACCAGAATCAATAAATAGAACGCACA from Lycium barbarum isolate Lr01 chromosome 10, ASM1917538v2, whole genome shotgun sequence includes:
- the LOC132612695 gene encoding uncharacterized protein LOC132612695, which encodes MVAAEKPGKFSSIDFKRWQQKMFFYLTTLNLQKFITEEVPVLPEETPHNECFIVTEAWNHSDFLCKNYILNGLDDGLYNVYSGCKTSKELWNALDKKYKTEDAGLKKFVAAKFLDFKMVAAFIEKLSPLWKDFKNYLNHKRKEMTLEDLIVRLRIEEDNRSAEKKDNGKQEIMGGNIVETTLTSSKKRKRASGGKNVPSKKKFKGSCYNCGKIGHMALDCRAPKKDKEKKKGQANMDEMNNEVDNLCAMLSECNLLQVDDDT